One region of Juglans regia cultivar Chandler chromosome 4, Walnut 2.0, whole genome shotgun sequence genomic DNA includes:
- the LOC118348195 gene encoding uncharacterized protein LOC118348195, giving the protein MRHPVDSRVWKDFDNKHSRFTQDPRNVRLGLASDGFNPFNNMSKLYSIWPVLLVPYNLPPWSCMKDPYFMLSLLIPGPKAPGNDIDVFLRPLIDDLRELWEEGIRTYDAYKRESFQLRAALLWTIHDFPAYANLSGWSTKGKMAWPTCNLETDALWLVHSRKHCYMGHRRWLVPDHSWRRKTNAFNGKEEHHLQPIMKVGQALMEQLHEVSNVQFGKSTKKRKRMPNELNWTKKCIFFELPYWLDLGLRPNLDVMHIEKNICDSFLGTLMNIEGKSKDTANARRDLEALGLRKELHLQHDGNHTSMSLACYMLNVTERRSFCARLSEVKFPDGFASNIAPCVNVTEGKIMGMKSHDCHIFMQYLLPIVIGGYLRPDIRGALIEFCSFFKELCSRTLDITVLKRLQANIPIILCKLEMIYPPASFDIMVHLAIHLPDEALLAGPVQYRWMYPFERYLGKFKWYVRNRARPEGSIAEAYVHVECLTFCSMYLNDIETIHN; this is encoded by the coding sequence ATGAGACATCCGGTTGATTCTAGGGTATGGAAGGACTTCGATAACAAACATTCGAGGTTTACCCAAGATCCTCGTAATGTCAGACTTGGTCTAGCGAGTGATGGGTTCAACCCATTCAATAACATGAGCAAACTGTACAGCATTTGGCCAGTGCTACTTGTGCCTTACAACTTGCCCCcttggtcatgcatgaaagatccatacTTTATGTTGTCATTGTTAATCCCTGGACCAAAGGCACCggggaatgatattgacgtgTTCTTGCGTCCCCTAATAGATGACTTGAGAGAATTATGGGAAGAGGGAATTCGTACATATGATGCATACAAACGAGAATCGTTTCAGCTGAGGGCAGCGTTGCTCTGGACCATCCATGATTTTCCTGCATATGCAAATCTTTCAGGCTGGAGCACAAAGGGTAAGATGGCATGGCCTACATGTAACTTAGAAACAGATGCATTGTGGCTTGTGCATAGccgaaaacattgttatatgggtCACCGTAGGTGGTTGGTGCCAGATCACAGTTGGAGGAGGAAAACAAATGCTTTTAATGGTAAGGAGGAACACCATCTCCAACCTATAATGAAAGTGGGACAAGCTTTAATGGAGCAATTACATGAGGTCTCAAACGTGCAGTTTGGTAAATCAACAAAGAAGAGGAAACGTATGCCCAATGAACTTAACTGGACAAAAAAATGTATCTTCTTTGAGCTTCCTTACTGGTTAGATTTGGGATTGCGACCTAACTTGGAcgtcatgcatattgaaaaaaacatttgtGATTCATTCCTAGGAACCTTGATGAATATTGAAGGCAAAAGTAAGGACACCGCCAATGCGCGTAGGGATTTGGAAGCTCTTGGACTAAGGAAAGAATTACACTTACAACATGATGGTAATCATACTTCTATGAGTCttgcatgttacatgttaaATGTTACTGAGCGAAGGAGTTTTTGTGCACGTCTGTCAGAAGTCAAATTTCCGGATGGTTTTGCCTCAAATATTGCCCCGTGTGTTAATGTTACTGAAGGAAAAATCATGGGAATGAAGAGCCATGATTGTCATATCTTCATGCAATATTTGTTGCCGATTGTTATTGGTGGGTACCTACGACCCGATATTAGGGGAGCTTTAATAGAGTTTTGctcttttttcaaagaattatgtTCACGAACACTAGACATAACAGTGTTGAAACGGCTTCAAGCTAATATCCCCATCATTCTTTGCAAATTAGAAATGATATACCCACCTGCATCTTTTGATATCATGGTGCACCTTGCCATTCATCTGCCAGATGAGGCATTGCTAGCAGGACCTGTTCAGTACAGGTGGATGTACCCTTTCGAGAGGTATTTGGGTAAGTTCAAGTGGTATGTCCGCAACAGAGCCCGTCCAGAAGGCTCAATTGCTGAGGCATATGTTCATGTCGAGTGCCTGACATTTTGCTCTATGTACCTTAATGATATCGAGACTATACATAATTGA
- the LOC118348196 gene encoding uncharacterized protein LOC118348196 translates to MDKAWMDIEDRLRSNEYAIGVKQFIDVAKVHAPGKECIRCPCRKCRNRTFHPIPMVEDHLFIIGIDPSYTEWIFHGKEETLAEAEFSDEEGDDAYSYNDYIDDVDEMLDDIHVGSFMDNSFRTEFNSDAGPSRHTSDTPIHPNFDELLDDARKPLYPNCTEFSKLSFIVKLLHIKTVGGWTVKSFDMVIKLLQAAFPHALFPSSYNKARRLQCGLGFSYTKIHVCPNDCVLFWKDHANKDECPKCNASRWASSTTNQQRIPQKVLRYFPLKPRLQRLFMSKKTAQAMR, encoded by the coding sequence ATGGATAAGGCTTGGATGGATATTGAAGATAGATTGCGTTCGAACGAATACGCAATTGGCGTTAAACAATTCATAGATGTGGCGAAGGTCCATGCACCGGGTAAAGAATGCATAAGGTGTCCATGTAGGAAATGCCGAAATCGAACTTTCCATCCTATTCCTATGGTTGAGGATCACTTGTTCATCATAGGTATTGATCCATCTTATACGGAATGGATATTCCATGGCAAGGAGGAAACTTTGGCTGAGGCAGAATTTTCGGATGAAGAAGGTGATGATGCCTATAGCTATAATGACTACATTGATGATGTAGACGAGATGCTAGATGACATCCATGTGGGATCATTCATGGATAATTCTTTTAGAACAGAATTTAATTCAGACGCAGGGCCTTCACGACACACCTCTGATACTCCAATACACCCGAACTTCGACGAGTTACTAGATGATGCAAGAAAGCCACTTTATCCAAACTGCACAGAGTTCTCAAAGCTATCATTCATAGTCAAGTTGCTTCACATAAAGACAGTTGGTGGTTGGACTGTGAAGTCGTTTGACATGGTTATAAAGCTTTTGCAAGCAGCGTTTCCTCATGCTCTTTTTCCTAGCTCATATAACAAGGCTCGCCGCTTACAATGTGGTTTGGGCTTCAGTTATACAAAGATACATGTATGTCCAAATGATTGTGTCTTGTTTTGGAAGGATCATGCTAATAAAGATGAGTGTCCCAAATGTAATGCATCTAGGTGGGCCTCAAGCACAACTAACCAACAGAGGATACCTCAAAAAGTCCTCCgatattttcctttgaagccgCGGTTGCAAAGGCTGTTTATGTCAAAGAAGACCGCCCAAGCCATGAGATGA